One window of the Syntrophobacterales bacterium genome contains the following:
- the fabG gene encoding 3-oxoacyl-ACP reductase FabG: MGEMLIAIVTGGSRGIGRAVAVDLAAHGYKVAITYRQNDEAAGESLRVIREAGGSAEAVKFDIACADETGQAMDDLLKRLGHVDALINNAGIAEDGLFMTMSPASWQRVIETNLNGFYNVTRPVLRGMIRRKKGTIVSLSSVSALVGNPGQANYAAAKAGIIAASRTIAAESARFGVRINVVAPGAIDTEMTKGIPRQKIKELIPMGRLGRPEEVARVIRFLCSDDSSYITGQVISVNGGMF; the protein is encoded by the coding sequence ATGGGGGAGATGCTCATTGCGATTGTCACCGGGGGAAGCCGGGGAATAGGCCGGGCCGTTGCCGTTGATCTGGCCGCGCACGGATATAAGGTCGCAATCACGTACAGGCAAAACGACGAGGCTGCCGGGGAGTCGCTCAGAGTGATCAGGGAGGCGGGCGGGAGCGCGGAGGCGGTAAAGTTTGACATCGCCTGCGCCGATGAGACAGGGCAGGCGATGGATGATCTGCTTAAGCGGCTGGGGCACGTTGATGCATTGATAAATAACGCCGGAATTGCGGAGGACGGGCTTTTCATGACGATGTCCCCTGCCAGTTGGCAGCGGGTGATCGAGACGAACCTAAACGGTTTTTACAATGTGACGAGACCGGTCTTGCGGGGGATGATTCGCCGTAAAAAGGGGACAATTGTCTCTTTGTCCTCTGTTTCGGCTCTGGTCGGAAACCCGGGACAGGCCAATTACGCGGCGGCCAAGGCCGGCATTATTGCCGCCAGCCGCACCATTGCCGCTGAATCTGCAAGATTCGGAGTCCGAATAAATGTAGTTGCCCCCGGGGCGATAGACACTGAAATGACAAAGGGCATCCCCCGGCAAAAAATAAAAGAGCTGATCCCGATGGGACGTCTCGGACGTCCCGAAGAAGTGGCAAGGGTAATTCGTTTTCTCTGTTCAGACGATTCTTCATACATTACCGGCCAGGTAATTTCAGTAAACGGCGGGATGTTTTGA
- a CDS encoding phosphoenolpyruvate carboxykinase (GTP), which translates to MSEKSFGKLKALNNDKALAFIGEFAEHCNPKSLYVCDDSEADRIFIRETSIKKGEEKNIYLKNQTIHWDGYNDQGRDKVNTRYLVRPENMERMKALNSLSFDEGYKEIMEISKNIMAGKDALVQFFCEGPAESVFSVPCIQITDSFYVAHSETILYRPGYNHFFHMKEADKNDFFGFVHSAGQLDERGCTVNVDNRRIYMDTQNNIVYSLNNQYAGNSVGLKKHSMRLAINKSGKEGWLCEHMFLMSVLNGDKGRKTYFAGAYPSACGKTSTAMIPGEKIVGDDIAYFRNINGEFRGVNMEQGIFGIIQDVNVSDDPVIFANLMKDQETIFSNILIGPDNKPYWLGCGMETPDSGSNHSGSWKKGNKDAKGNEIPLAHSNGRYTIRLDYLQNFDKEGFENKEGVRVQGILYGGRDSDTTVPVEESPSWKDGILLKACTLESETTSATLGKEGVRSPSPMANLDFVSYPVGEYTTNNINFIEGIKQQPRIFSTNYFMRDPNGKFVTSKLAKKVWLHWAEGRIHGEYEAWDTPTGKIPRYKDLQKLFRDLLNEDFSENDYIYLFTFRCACWIEKLNRTAAFFKKIDPGTPADIFTYWEEAKKKIAAAQAKYGDNIKPGDYY; encoded by the coding sequence ATGAGCGAAAAAAGCTTCGGAAAGCTAAAAGCCCTAAACAACGACAAAGCATTGGCTTTCATAGGGGAATTTGCGGAACACTGCAATCCTAAGTCCCTTTACGTCTGCGACGACAGCGAGGCAGACAGGATTTTTATCCGCGAAACTTCGATAAAGAAGGGAGAAGAAAAAAACATCTACCTGAAAAACCAGACAATCCATTGGGATGGCTACAACGATCAGGGACGCGACAAGGTAAACACCCGCTACCTTGTACGCCCCGAAAACATGGAGCGGATGAAGGCTCTAAACTCGCTTTCCTTCGACGAAGGCTACAAAGAGATCATGGAAATCTCGAAAAATATCATGGCTGGCAAGGACGCGCTTGTTCAGTTCTTCTGCGAGGGGCCGGCGGAGAGCGTCTTCAGCGTCCCCTGCATCCAGATAACCGATTCTTTTTACGTGGCCCATTCCGAAACCATCCTCTACCGCCCCGGTTACAACCATTTTTTCCATATGAAAGAAGCGGATAAGAACGATTTCTTCGGTTTTGTCCACTCCGCGGGGCAGCTCGACGAGCGGGGCTGCACGGTCAATGTCGATAATAGACGCATCTACATGGATACCCAGAACAATATCGTCTATTCCCTGAACAATCAGTACGCCGGAAATTCGGTTGGTCTCAAGAAACACTCGATGAGACTGGCGATCAATAAATCCGGGAAAGAAGGCTGGCTCTGCGAACACATGTTTCTGATGTCGGTCCTCAATGGCGATAAGGGCCGCAAGACGTACTTTGCCGGCGCTTACCCCTCCGCGTGCGGCAAGACCTCGACCGCGATGATCCCCGGCGAAAAGATCGTCGGCGACGACATTGCCTATTTCCGCAATATCAATGGCGAATTCCGCGGCGTCAACATGGAACAGGGGATCTTCGGCATCATCCAGGATGTAAACGTCAGCGACGACCCGGTCATCTTCGCCAACCTGATGAAAGACCAGGAAACCATCTTTTCCAATATCCTGATCGGCCCCGACAATAAACCCTACTGGCTGGGCTGCGGGATGGAAACTCCGGACAGCGGCAGCAATCACAGCGGTTCCTGGAAGAAGGGGAACAAGGATGCCAAGGGCAACGAGATCCCGCTGGCCCATTCCAACGGCCGCTACACGATCCGCCTCGACTATCTGCAAAATTTCGATAAGGAGGGGTTCGAAAACAAGGAAGGGGTAAGGGTGCAGGGCATTCTCTACGGCGGCAGAGACAGCGACACAACCGTGCCGGTTGAAGAATCGCCCTCCTGGAAAGACGGCATTCTGTTGAAGGCCTGCACTCTGGAGTCGGAAACGACCAGCGCCACGCTCGGCAAGGAAGGCGTTCGTTCCCCATCGCCTATGGCCAATCTGGATTTCGTCTCCTACCCAGTCGGCGAATACACAACCAATAACATCAATTTTATCGAAGGCATCAAACAGCAACCGCGAATTTTCAGCACCAACTATTTCATGAGAGACCCGAACGGAAAATTCGTAACCAGCAAGCTTGCCAAAAAGGTTTGGCTCCACTGGGCCGAGGGGCGAATCCACGGGGAATACGAGGCCTGGGATACCCCGACCGGAAAAATTCCCCGTTACAAGGATCTGCAGAAGCTCTTCCGGGACCTCCTGAATGAGGATTTCTCGGAAAATGACTACATTTATCTTTTCACCTTCCGCTGCGCCTGCTGGATCGAGAAACTGAATCGCACCGCGGCGTTCTTCAAGAAAATCGACCCCGGCACGCCGGCGGATATTTTCACCTACTGGGAGGAAGCAAAAAAGAAGATCGCGGCAGCCCAGGCGAAATATGGGGATAACATCAAACCAGGCGATTATTATTGA
- a CDS encoding radical SAM protein, giving the protein MTKKEGSLKAILLIYPPLAKASEPPGGPARLVGALGRSGISCRVWDANIEGQTALLKATASEESISDKSLILKGLAGKDENIGAVNFFPDAGKKGDKNKVWLRRAARHVTENIDFLRSAGGYLNSDRYRRAVLDLNCLLAAAGRPFGVRMTLADYQDERLSPVRSADLLHAAKEPQRNPFYEWFSNRLPLILGERDFSYAGFSLNYLSQALTTFSMIGFLRREYPQIRIVVGGGLITSWMRRPDWNNPFAGLIDEMVAGPGEVPLLSMLGGATAGNFSLPAFDDFPLADYFAPGFVLPYSASGGCWWQRCTFCPEVAEGNPYLPFSPQRVVADIAALVEKTKPRLIHMLDNALAPALLDAFIAKALGAPWYGFARVDARLADADFCRSLRNSGCVMLKLGIESGDPFVLEALRKGIDLPTVAAALRNLKEVGIAAYVYLLFGTPAENVAAARRTLSFVDEHAHEIAFLNLALFNLPAYSPEAALYASGEFYEGDLSLYRPFVHPEGWNRREVRRFLEGEFKRRPAVAKILRRDPPFFTSNHAPFCLMRGSKDLPKD; this is encoded by the coding sequence ATGACTAAGAAAGAGGGCAGTTTAAAGGCGATCCTGCTGATTTACCCGCCGCTGGCCAAAGCGTCCGAACCTCCGGGCGGTCCGGCGCGCCTTGTCGGGGCGTTGGGCCGCAGCGGCATATCCTGTCGGGTATGGGATGCAAACATCGAGGGGCAGACCGCCCTGCTGAAGGCTACAGCCAGCGAAGAAAGCATCTCCGATAAGTCATTGATATTGAAGGGGTTGGCTGGTAAGGACGAAAATATCGGTGCAGTCAATTTTTTCCCGGACGCCGGCAAAAAAGGGGATAAAAATAAGGTCTGGCTAAGACGGGCGGCTCGCCATGTAACGGAAAATATCGATTTTCTGCGGTCAGCCGGGGGCTATCTTAATAGTGATCGTTACCGCAGGGCCGTTCTTGATCTTAATTGCCTGCTTGCCGCCGCGGGCAGGCCGTTCGGGGTGCGGATGACCCTTGCCGATTACCAGGACGAGCGGCTTTCGCCGGTCAGGAGCGCCGATCTTCTCCATGCGGCGAAAGAGCCGCAGCGAAACCCCTTTTATGAGTGGTTCAGCAACCGACTGCCGCTGATTCTTGGGGAAAGGGATTTTTCTTATGCGGGTTTTTCACTCAATTATCTCAGTCAGGCGCTGACAACCTTCTCGATGATCGGGTTTTTACGTCGGGAATATCCGCAGATTCGGATAGTTGTCGGCGGCGGCTTGATAACCTCCTGGATGCGGCGCCCCGACTGGAATAACCCTTTTGCCGGGCTGATTGACGAAATGGTTGCCGGACCCGGGGAGGTCCCGCTGCTGTCCATGCTCGGCGGCGCAACTGCAGGCAATTTCTCCCTGCCCGCTTTCGACGATTTTCCCCTGGCCGATTATTTTGCGCCCGGTTTTGTCCTTCCCTACAGCGCCTCCGGCGGCTGCTGGTGGCAGCGCTGTACGTTTTGTCCCGAGGTTGCCGAGGGTAATCCCTATCTGCCGTTTTCTCCACAGAGGGTAGTCGCAGATATTGCCGCCCTTGTTGAAAAGACGAAGCCGCGGCTGATCCATATGCTCGATAATGCGCTTGCCCCCGCTCTGCTCGACGCATTCATTGCCAAAGCGCTTGGAGCTCCATGGTATGGCTTTGCCAGGGTTGACGCCCGTCTCGCTGATGCCGATTTTTGCCGGAGTTTGCGCAATTCCGGGTGCGTCATGCTGAAACTGGGAATAGAGTCGGGGGATCCATTTGTTCTGGAGGCGCTCCGGAAGGGGATCGACCTGCCCACCGTTGCCGCGGCTCTCAGGAATCTGAAAGAGGTCGGGATCGCCGCTTACGTCTATCTTCTTTTTGGGACGCCGGCGGAAAACGTGGCAGCGGCGAGAAGGACGCTTTCCTTTGTCGATGAGCATGCCCACGAGATAGCGTTTCTGAATCTGGCGCTTTTCAATCTCCCCGCTTACTCCCCCGAAGCAGCGCTGTACGCGTCCGGCGAATTCTATGAGGGGGATCTTTCCCTGTACAGGCCTTTTGTCCATCCGGAAGGCTGGAACAGGAGAGAGGTAAGGCGTTTTCTCGAAGGTGAGTTTAAAAGAAGACCTGCCGTTGCGAAGATTCTCCGGCGCGATCCGCCATTTTTCACCTCCAACCACGCCCCTTTTTGCTTAATGCGCGGGAGCAAGGATTTGCCGAAAGATTAG
- a CDS encoding amino acid ABC transporter permease, with the protein MRNEQPKHPPVKRTILWLRENLFNGVFNSIVTVVLLFALYKIIPPFIRWAFVDSLWASTPAACRAGNGACWSVITSNIRFIIFGFYPHDLHWRPLLAMIMLVGLLLYSKNRNNWHKSLFYLWMAGLFIMGLLMKGGLLGLTPVESDKWGGLPLTMMLAFFGMIAAYPLGVILALGRRSTMSAIKIFSVLYIELIRGVPLISLLFMSSILFPLFLPEGLTINKIIRAQMAIIIFTAAYIAEVVRGGLQAITKEQYEAADSLGLSFSQKMRLIILPQALKIVIPPSVGILISAFKDTSLVVIIALYDLLKTSKSTLSNPDWMGFSPEVYLFVATIYFISCYAMSSYSRRLERELH; encoded by the coding sequence ATGCGTAACGAACAACCAAAACATCCGCCTGTCAAACGCACGATTCTCTGGCTAAGGGAAAACCTGTTCAACGGTGTTTTTAATTCCATCGTCACGGTTGTCCTTCTTTTTGCCCTCTACAAGATTATACCGCCCTTCATCAGATGGGCCTTCGTTGACAGTCTGTGGGCTTCTACCCCGGCGGCGTGCCGGGCGGGAAACGGCGCCTGCTGGTCGGTGATCACCTCCAACATCCGTTTCATAATCTTCGGTTTTTATCCCCATGACCTGCACTGGCGGCCTTTGCTGGCGATGATCATGCTGGTCGGGCTGCTTCTTTACAGCAAGAACAGGAATAACTGGCACAAGTCTCTTTTTTATCTCTGGATGGCGGGCCTTTTCATCATGGGTCTCTTGATGAAAGGCGGCCTGTTGGGGTTGACCCCGGTGGAAAGCGATAAATGGGGGGGGCTGCCCCTGACCATGATGCTCGCCTTTTTCGGAATGATCGCAGCCTATCCCCTCGGCGTCATTCTGGCCCTGGGAAGAAGATCAACAATGTCCGCCATCAAGATTTTCTCGGTTTTGTACATCGAGCTGATAAGAGGGGTGCCGCTGATCAGCCTGTTGTTTATGTCCTCCATTTTGTTTCCATTATTTCTGCCGGAGGGACTTACCATCAACAAGATCATCCGCGCCCAGATGGCGATAATCATTTTCACCGCGGCCTACATAGCGGAGGTCGTCCGCGGCGGCCTGCAGGCCATCACCAAAGAACAGTATGAAGCCGCCGATTCCCTGGGCTTGAGTTTTTCCCAGAAAATGCGGCTCATCATCCTCCCGCAGGCGCTGAAAATCGTCATTCCGCCCTCCGTGGGCATACTGATTTCCGCCTTCAAGGATACGTCGCTGGTTGTAATCATCGCCCTTTACGATCTGCTGAAGACCAGCAAATCGACGCTTTCCAATCCGGACTGGATGGGATTCAGCCCGGAGGTTTATCTGTTTGTCGCGACGATCTATTTCATCTCCTGCTATGCGATGTCGAGCTACAGCCGCAGACTGGAAAGGGAATTGCACTGA
- a CDS encoding amino acid ABC transporter ATP-binding protein — MNNEATAAINRDQEDKIIAITGLHKWFGELHVLQDINLNVYKGERIVICGPSGSGKSTLIRCINRLEKHQKGTISVGGIELSDNIKNIEKIRTEVGMVFQHFNLFPHLSILENLTLGPIWVRKTPQKEAEETAMFYLEKVHIAEQAKKYPGQLSGGQQQRVAIARSLCMKPKIMLFDEPTSALDPEMVKEVLDVMINLAEEGMTMIVVSHEMGFAKSVAHRVLFVDYGKIVEENTPHDFFDHPQHERTKLFLSQILY; from the coding sequence ATGAATAACGAAGCAACGGCTGCAATAAACAGAGACCAGGAAGATAAAATCATCGCCATAACCGGTTTGCACAAATGGTTTGGCGAACTGCACGTCCTGCAGGATATCAATCTGAATGTTTACAAGGGAGAAAGGATCGTCATCTGCGGCCCTTCCGGCTCAGGGAAATCAACCCTGATCCGCTGCATCAACCGCCTTGAAAAGCATCAGAAGGGCACAATCTCCGTTGGCGGAATTGAGCTTTCCGATAATATTAAAAATATAGAAAAAATAAGAACGGAGGTCGGAATGGTTTTTCAGCATTTCAACCTCTTTCCCCACCTTTCGATTCTGGAAAACCTGACGCTTGGCCCGATCTGGGTCCGTAAAACACCCCAGAAAGAGGCGGAAGAGACGGCCATGTTCTATCTGGAAAAGGTACATATCGCCGAGCAGGCAAAAAAATACCCCGGACAGCTCTCCGGCGGCCAGCAGCAGCGGGTAGCGATTGCCCGGAGCCTCTGCATGAAGCCGAAAATCATGCTCTTTGACGAACCGACGTCGGCGCTCGATCCGGAGATGGTCAAGGAGGTGCTTGATGTCATGATAAACTTGGCCGAGGAGGGAATGACCATGATCGTCGTTTCGCACGAGATGGGCTTTGCCAAAAGCGTCGCCCACCGGGTTTTGTTTGTCGATTACGGAAAAATCGTCGAGGAGAACACCCCGCACGATTTTTTCGACCATCCCCAACACGAGCGGACAAAACTGTTTTTAAGCCAGATACTCTACTAA
- a CDS encoding amino acid ABC transporter permease, with translation MRKNRDANSVNGIESKANLLNDPKFRSIAYQLLALLTVGIVGYYLFANTSANLKRQAIATGFSFLQKEAAFEIGEAVIAYSPADTYLRALFVGALNTVKVAFIGIILTTILGTFIGIARLSKNWLVSRLAGAYVELFQDIPILLQLFFWYSLFCEILPSPKAAIALGSGIFLSNRGMLLAVPEWNQAYQYVLVAFAIGILTAFFARRAARSHQKKTGQILPTLSISSAIIVGFPLFVWLFAGAPLKMSVPHLSGFNFQGGLAVSPEFSALLLGLVLYTAAFVAEIVRAGIQAIGHGQTEAAISLGLKPSLVLRLVILPQALRVIIPPLTSQMLNLTKNSSLAVAIGFPDFVSVASTTINQTGQAIEGILMIMTVYLFFSLVTSLFMNWYNKKMALVER, from the coding sequence ATGAGAAAAAACAGGGACGCGAATTCTGTAAACGGCATTGAAAGCAAAGCAAACCTTCTGAACGATCCCAAGTTCAGGTCTATCGCCTACCAGCTTTTAGCACTCCTGACAGTTGGCATTGTCGGCTATTACCTTTTTGCCAATACTTCCGCAAACCTGAAAAGACAGGCCATCGCAACTGGCTTCAGTTTTCTTCAAAAAGAGGCTGCCTTTGAGATCGGCGAAGCGGTGATTGCCTATTCGCCCGCTGATACCTACCTGAGGGCTCTTTTCGTCGGCGCCTTAAATACCGTCAAGGTCGCCTTTATCGGCATAATTCTGACCACAATCCTCGGGACATTTATCGGGATAGCGAGGCTTTCCAAAAACTGGCTCGTCTCCCGACTTGCCGGCGCCTATGTCGAGCTATTTCAGGATATCCCTATTTTGTTGCAGTTGTTCTTCTGGTACAGCCTTTTCTGCGAGATTCTGCCCTCGCCCAAGGCCGCAATCGCGCTCGGCTCCGGCATCTTTCTCAGCAATCGCGGCATGTTGCTGGCTGTACCCGAATGGAATCAAGCCTATCAATATGTCCTCGTCGCCTTCGCGATCGGCATTCTGACGGCTTTTTTCGCGCGGCGCGCTGCCCGCAGCCATCAGAAAAAAACTGGCCAGATATTGCCCACTCTCAGTATTTCCTCAGCGATAATCGTCGGTTTTCCCCTTTTTGTCTGGCTCTTCGCCGGGGCGCCTCTGAAAATGAGCGTCCCGCACTTAAGCGGCTTTAATTTTCAGGGAGGTCTTGCGGTAAGTCCGGAATTCTCCGCTCTCTTGCTGGGGCTCGTTCTCTATACGGCGGCCTTCGTCGCGGAAATAGTCAGAGCCGGGATTCAGGCAATCGGCCACGGACAAACAGAGGCGGCAATCTCGCTGGGGCTGAAGCCTTCTTTGGTGCTGAGGCTGGTCATCCTGCCCCAGGCCCTGCGGGTGATTATCCCCCCCCTGACCAGCCAGATGCTCAACCTGACCAAAAACAGTTCCCTTGCCGTCGCCATCGGCTTTCCGGATTTCGTATCCGTAGCCAGCACAACGATCAACCAGACCGGACAAGCCATCGAGGGAATTTTGATGATCATGACTGTCTATCTTTTTTTCAGCCTGGTCACCTCGCTTTTCATGAACTGGTACAACAAGAAAATGGCACTTGTGGAAAGATAA
- a CDS encoding MFS transporter, translating to MNDSSLSFSEPLQLRRWFVFAVGALNFFLSQLYRTANAVLAPSLIADLSLDSNEIGLISAAFFYAFALTQIPIMMLLDKTGPRKLMTFFSVVGVIGAIVFSLSQGLMSALAGRILLGIGMSCAFMGSLKLLSDWFPPLIFASLAGILTATGTLGNMMSATPLAMMAESYGWRQSFMAIAAFNALLTIALYVILRDKPPAGSNVHPVNSSPDAPSPFSSVLHLLRSKDYWFISIGSFIRYGTFAALQALWAGPLLLVVLKYSTFQAGNIILAMNIGILAGLPFWGIISDRLLHTRKWLVVSGLFLLAATTLLLSQMRTGAPAAATGLIFFFFGFFNASGQLMYTQIKELFPATMTGAALTGINFFTMTGPAFFLQMIGFIMQKIYPNASFSQEAFSVSLYFCFFCQLLAGLIYLLTKEKNCKNSVLTGECLVPPRYF from the coding sequence ATGAATGATTCATCCCTCTCGTTTAGTGAGCCTCTGCAACTCCGCCGCTGGTTTGTTTTTGCCGTCGGAGCGCTGAACTTTTTCCTTTCACAACTTTACCGGACAGCCAACGCCGTGCTCGCCCCCTCGCTTATCGCTGATTTATCGCTGGACAGCAACGAGATAGGCCTGATCTCGGCGGCTTTTTTCTATGCCTTTGCCCTGACGCAGATACCGATCATGATGCTTCTCGACAAGACAGGACCACGAAAACTCATGACGTTTTTTTCAGTCGTCGGCGTCATCGGCGCAATTGTCTTTTCCCTGTCGCAGGGTCTTATGTCCGCCCTTGCGGGGCGCATTCTGCTCGGCATCGGCATGTCCTGCGCCTTTATGGGAAGCCTGAAACTGCTTTCTGACTGGTTTCCACCGCTGATTTTTGCCTCGCTTGCGGGGATACTGACCGCCACGGGTACGCTCGGCAACATGATGTCCGCAACCCCGCTTGCCATGATGGCGGAAAGCTATGGGTGGAGACAAAGCTTTATGGCAATCGCCGCGTTCAACGCCCTGTTGACAATCGCCCTGTATGTGATTCTTCGGGATAAGCCGCCGGCCGGCAGCAATGTCCACCCGGTTAACTCCTCGCCGGATGCTCCCTCTCCCTTTTCCAGCGTTTTACATCTTCTCCGCTCCAAAGACTACTGGTTTATCTCGATCGGCTCCTTCATCCGCTACGGAACCTTTGCCGCGCTTCAAGCCCTTTGGGCAGGACCCCTGCTGCTTGTAGTTTTGAAATACAGCACTTTCCAGGCAGGAAACATCATCCTGGCCATGAACATCGGCATCCTGGCAGGGCTCCCTTTTTGGGGAATCATTTCCGACCGCTTGTTGCACACCCGCAAATGGCTAGTTGTTTCAGGGCTTTTCCTGCTGGCGGCCACCACCCTGTTGCTCAGCCAGATGCGCACTGGCGCCCCTGCGGCTGCGACCGGACTTATTTTTTTCTTCTTCGGCTTCTTCAACGCCAGCGGGCAACTGATGTACACCCAGATCAAGGAGCTTTTCCCAGCCACGATGACGGGCGCCGCCCTGACCGGCATAAATTTTTTCACGATGACCGGTCCCGCCTTTTTCCTCCAAATGATCGGCTTCATTATGCAAAAAATCTACCCAAACGCCTCCTTCAGCCAAGAGGCTTTTAGCGTTTCCCTCTATTTTTGTTTCTTCTGTCAGTTATTGGCGGGTCTGATCTATCTACTGACCAAAGAAAAAAACTGCAAAAACAGCGTCCTGACGGGTGAATGCCTTGTACCGCCTCGTTATTTTTAA
- a CDS encoding amino acid ABC transporter substrate-binding protein: MKTARLYLLVVAFVVMLTGLAFAGQTFDNVKAKGYVTVGVNGDLFGFGKPNEKGVWGGLDVDTGHAIAVAVFGDASKIKFIPLTAVQRFTALQAGEIDVLCRNATQTLGRDTELGLDFVHVNYYDGQGFLVPKKLNIKSARELDGATVCVLPGTTTELNVADYFRTNKMKMKPVVIENTAELAKAFFAGRCDVLTSDASQLAGTRAVAPHPSDYVILPDIISKEPLAPAVRHGDDQWRDIVNYAVMAMIEAEELGITSKNVDQMLKSNNPNVKRFLGVTPGNGKALGVNEKWAYNIIKQVGNYGEVFERNVGENTPLKIRRGLNALWNNGGIMYTPPFK; the protein is encoded by the coding sequence ATGAAGACAGCAAGATTATATTTGTTGGTTGTGGCTTTTGTCGTCATGCTGACGGGGCTTGCCTTTGCCGGACAGACTTTTGACAACGTTAAGGCGAAGGGTTATGTAACCGTCGGCGTTAATGGCGACCTTTTCGGGTTCGGAAAACCGAACGAAAAAGGGGTATGGGGCGGCCTTGATGTCGATACCGGCCATGCGATCGCGGTCGCGGTCTTTGGGGATGCCAGCAAGATCAAGTTCATTCCCTTGACAGCCGTCCAGCGTTTCACCGCCCTGCAGGCTGGCGAAATAGATGTCCTCTGCCGCAACGCGACCCAGACGCTCGGGCGCGACACGGAGCTCGGCCTCGATTTTGTTCATGTCAACTATTACGATGGCCAGGGTTTTCTGGTTCCCAAAAAACTGAATATAAAAAGCGCCAGGGAGCTTGACGGCGCCACCGTTTGCGTTCTGCCGGGCACCACCACCGAGTTGAACGTCGCCGATTATTTCCGAACCAACAAGATGAAGATGAAACCGGTCGTTATCGAAAACACCGCGGAGCTTGCCAAGGCCTTCTTCGCCGGCAGATGCGACGTACTTACCTCCGACGCATCGCAGTTGGCCGGAACAAGGGCCGTCGCCCCCCACCCGAGCGATTATGTAATCCTTCCCGACATCATTTCCAAGGAGCCGCTTGCCCCGGCCGTACGGCATGGGGACGACCAGTGGCGAGACATTGTTAACTACGCGGTTATGGCCATGATCGAAGCCGAGGAACTCGGCATCACCTCCAAAAACGTCGATCAGATGCTCAAGAGCAATAATCCCAACGTAAAGCGATTTCTCGGGGTAACGCCGGGCAATGGTAAAGCCCTCGGCGTCAATGAAAAATGGGCATACAACATCATCAAACAGGTGGGAAACTACGGCGAGGTGTTTGAACGCAATGTCGGTGAAAATACGCCTTTGAAGATTAGACGCGGCCTGAACGCCCTCTGGAATAACGGCGGCATAATGTACACGCCGCCCTTTAAATAA